A stretch of Caballeronia sp. NK8 DNA encodes these proteins:
- a CDS encoding LysR family transcriptional regulator: protein MDQFKELQLFVEVAESGSISRAAESVDLSISAASRYLISLEARLGVQLVRRTTRNLYLTEAGAEFHRRCKSILSDLGEAEAVIKEAVVRPSGVLRVTASLSFCMLHIAPMLPEFTARYPDIAVDVVAANRYYDIIENGIDVAIRTKVLEPDSNITIRRLASTRRILAASPDYLEANGRPRFPVELVRHRLLNYQLADNARELSFTRGGENVVVKVKPLVESNDGQILRVAALDNMGILVQPKYIIHDDLKAGRLIPVLDDWDLPRLTMNIAFQTRSHRPVKVRLFIDALVERFQQNDYERHWTA, encoded by the coding sequence ATGGACCAGTTCAAGGAACTTCAGTTGTTCGTGGAGGTAGCCGAGTCGGGCAGCATCAGCCGTGCTGCGGAATCAGTCGATCTTTCCATTTCGGCGGCGAGTCGGTATTTGATTTCGCTGGAGGCAAGACTTGGCGTTCAGCTGGTTCGCCGCACGACGCGCAACCTGTATCTGACCGAGGCAGGCGCCGAGTTCCACAGGCGCTGTAAATCGATACTTTCCGACCTGGGTGAAGCCGAAGCCGTCATCAAGGAAGCGGTTGTACGTCCAAGCGGCGTGCTCCGCGTTACCGCTTCATTGTCCTTCTGCATGCTGCACATTGCGCCGATGCTTCCCGAGTTCACGGCGCGTTATCCAGATATCGCCGTCGATGTTGTCGCGGCCAACCGCTACTACGACATCATCGAGAACGGCATCGACGTCGCGATTCGAACGAAGGTCCTTGAGCCGGACAGCAACATCACAATTCGCAGGCTGGCATCAACACGCCGGATTCTCGCCGCCTCTCCGGACTACCTTGAGGCGAACGGCCGGCCTCGATTCCCAGTCGAACTCGTAAGGCACAGGCTTCTGAACTACCAGCTTGCCGACAACGCGCGTGAGCTCTCGTTCACGCGTGGCGGCGAGAACGTGGTGGTCAAAGTGAAGCCTCTGGTCGAGTCAAATGACGGCCAGATACTTCGAGTTGCCGCGCTCGACAATATGGGCATCCTCGTGCAGCCGAAGTACATCATCCATGACGACCTCAAGGCTGGTCGTCTGATCCCGGTGCTGGACGATTGGGACCTTCCTCGGTTGACCATGAATATCGCGTTTCAGACCCGCTCGCATAGGCCGGTGAAAGTGCGACTGTTCATCGATGCGCTCGTTGAGCGCTTCCAGCAGAACGACTACGAACGTCATTGGACGGCGTGA
- the iolG gene encoding inositol 2-dehydrogenase: protein MIRIAVLGAGRIGRIHAGNVAANPNAKLVVVADPVESAATSLATKLGCEASTDAAAVLERKDIDAVVIGTPTDTHITFMLEAVKRGKAVLCEKPIDLDMDKSLAAANEVERQGGRVMLAFNRRFDPTSQAFRKAIDAGDVGDVRQVIISSRDPGMPPRDYVEHSGGIFRDMVIHDLDMARWLLGEEPVEVMAMASRLIDESLEKLTDFDTVMVQLRTASGKQCHINCCREAVYGYDQRMEVSGSKGMLLQENLRPSTIRRWSKDVTDAREPLLNFFLERYVEAYKAELEAFVDALNTNSPLPTSVQDGLKALRLADAALESALTGKAVKV, encoded by the coding sequence ATGATTCGAATCGCAGTACTCGGCGCAGGCCGCATTGGCCGCATTCACGCTGGCAACGTCGCCGCTAACCCCAACGCAAAACTCGTCGTGGTAGCAGACCCGGTCGAAAGCGCAGCCACGTCGCTGGCGACCAAGCTCGGCTGCGAAGCATCGACCGACGCGGCAGCGGTGCTCGAGCGCAAAGACATCGATGCCGTGGTCATCGGCACGCCCACGGACACGCACATCACGTTCATGCTCGAAGCCGTGAAGCGTGGCAAGGCCGTGCTCTGCGAAAAGCCTATCGACCTAGACATGGACAAGTCGCTTGCCGCCGCGAACGAAGTCGAACGCCAGGGCGGCCGCGTCATGCTTGCCTTCAATCGACGTTTCGACCCGACGTCGCAGGCGTTCCGCAAGGCGATCGATGCGGGTGACGTTGGCGACGTGCGTCAGGTCATCATCTCGAGCCGTGACCCGGGCATGCCTCCCCGCGACTACGTCGAGCACTCGGGCGGTATCTTCCGCGACATGGTTATCCACGACCTGGACATGGCTCGCTGGCTGCTGGGCGAGGAACCGGTCGAAGTGATGGCCATGGCCAGCCGCCTCATCGATGAATCGCTGGAGAAGCTGACCGACTTCGATACGGTGATGGTTCAACTGCGCACCGCTTCGGGCAAGCAATGTCATATCAACTGCTGTCGTGAAGCTGTCTACGGATATGACCAGCGCATGGAGGTGTCCGGTTCCAAGGGCATGCTCCTGCAAGAGAATCTTCGTCCATCAACGATTCGTCGCTGGTCGAAGGACGTAACGGACGCGCGCGAACCGCTCCTCAACTTCTTCCTCGAACGCTACGTTGAAGCGTACAAGGCTGAACTCGAAGCCTTCGTCGATGCACTGAACACGAATTCTCCGCTGCCTACGTCGGTTCAGGATGGTCTGAAGGCATTGCGCCTGGCGGATGCGGCGCTCGAGTCAGCGCTGACTGGCAAGGCAGTCAAGGTCTAA
- a CDS encoding Gfo/Idh/MocA family protein, with protein MLGAWDTSPLLTPFVDALGLEARTKEDILADENVHVVLVHSKSEKMADLTIEALEAGKAVLCEKPAGRSSADAKRIVEAVERTGGLVQVGYCWRFAPSVDAMQAALKSGRLGKVVQVRAHGGCSHDEAGTPHMTQPGDIGGAVFVIGCHLIDRILLHFGLPRSVNARITKFPNFHGDESREDAAGAVLNYEDKIISVDFMSWDVLPWTESWDITAYGTEGIMSSRSLPSSYKIYDAGKGDYPEGWTEWQETSFPEIWATKKTEYSPDIAEIGNPVYFDRESHAFVDALRNGTPSVVPATQAYNISRVIEAMFASSKEAGAEVFIG; from the coding sequence ATGCTCGGTGCATGGGATACGAGCCCGCTGCTCACGCCCTTCGTCGATGCCCTGGGTCTTGAAGCACGCACGAAGGAGGACATCTTGGCTGACGAGAATGTTCATGTCGTGCTCGTCCACTCGAAGAGCGAGAAGATGGCCGACCTGACCATCGAGGCGCTCGAAGCCGGCAAGGCTGTGCTGTGCGAAAAGCCCGCCGGACGCAGTTCGGCGGATGCGAAGCGTATCGTCGAAGCGGTCGAGCGCACCGGAGGACTGGTGCAGGTCGGGTACTGCTGGCGTTTCGCGCCCTCCGTGGATGCCATGCAGGCGGCGCTCAAGAGCGGACGTCTCGGGAAAGTCGTTCAGGTACGGGCCCACGGTGGTTGCTCGCACGATGAGGCGGGCACGCCGCACATGACCCAGCCGGGCGACATCGGTGGCGCTGTCTTCGTTATCGGCTGCCACCTTATCGACCGCATTCTTCTGCACTTCGGTTTGCCGCGCTCGGTGAATGCCCGCATCACGAAGTTCCCGAATTTCCATGGCGATGAATCGCGTGAAGACGCGGCAGGCGCGGTGTTGAATTACGAAGACAAGATTATCAGCGTCGACTTCATGTCCTGGGATGTCCTGCCATGGACCGAAAGCTGGGACATCACGGCGTATGGCACAGAAGGCATCATGTCGTCCCGCTCGCTGCCCTCGAGCTACAAGATTTATGACGCGGGCAAAGGCGACTATCCGGAAGGCTGGACCGAGTGGCAGGAAACCAGCTTCCCGGAAATCTGGGCGACGAAGAAGACCGAGTATTCGCCCGACATCGCTGAAATCGGCAATCCGGTGTATTTCGACCGCGAGTCGCACGCTTTCGTCGACGCATTGCGCAATGGCACCCCTTCGGTCGTTCCCGCTACGCAGGCATACAACATAAGCCGTGTCATCGAGGCGATGTTTGCTTCTTCGAAAGAAGCCGGCGCGGAGGTCTTTATCGGATAA
- a CDS encoding sugar phosphate isomerase/epimerase, with amino-acid sequence MSAKKELLAAYWTLAGDVYPCAANEISPFPLRERCEAAMRAGWSGVGLILDDLEHSIEKYGLSGVKSILDDTGMKYFELEILMDWYFDGEARAKSDHCRRRFIELGGELGMRNLKIGASPFDRNPADFVRMTDEFAKLCQDVATVNATVAIEFMPFSPIRNVADALKVAEGANQPNGGLMVDHWHVARAKTPYSEVAQIPARFIKGVEMDDVGAQVKGSLFDDSTFNRQLCGEGAGDCVAFVDALEQAGCTLPYYGVELISEVHRKFPLDEMAKRAYDTTVAQFSAKPATMA; translated from the coding sequence ATGAGCGCAAAGAAAGAACTGCTTGCAGCCTACTGGACCCTCGCGGGCGACGTCTACCCGTGTGCAGCAAATGAAATCAGCCCGTTCCCGCTGCGCGAGCGTTGCGAAGCGGCAATGCGTGCAGGCTGGAGTGGCGTTGGCCTCATTCTCGATGACCTCGAACACAGCATCGAGAAATACGGCCTCTCGGGCGTCAAAAGCATCCTCGATGACACTGGCATGAAGTACTTCGAGCTCGAAATTCTGATGGACTGGTACTTCGACGGCGAGGCGCGCGCGAAGTCGGACCATTGCCGTCGCCGCTTCATCGAACTGGGCGGAGAACTCGGAATGCGCAACCTCAAAATCGGTGCAAGCCCGTTCGATAGGAATCCGGCCGACTTCGTCCGCATGACCGATGAGTTCGCAAAGCTTTGCCAGGACGTGGCAACGGTCAATGCGACGGTCGCAATCGAGTTCATGCCTTTCTCTCCCATCCGCAACGTCGCAGACGCGCTCAAGGTTGCGGAAGGCGCCAATCAGCCCAACGGCGGACTGATGGTCGACCACTGGCACGTGGCCCGCGCCAAAACCCCGTATAGCGAGGTAGCGCAAATCCCGGCGCGCTTCATCAAGGGTGTCGAGATGGACGACGTTGGTGCACAGGTGAAGGGTTCGCTGTTCGACGATTCGACCTTCAATCGCCAGCTTTGCGGCGAGGGCGCAGGCGACTGCGTTGCCTTCGTCGATGCGCTCGAGCAAGCAGGTTGCACGCTGCCGTACTACGGCGTTGAACTCATCTCCGAAGTACACCGGAAATTCCCGCTCGACGAGATGGCGAAGCGCGCGTACGACACCACCGTCGCGCAGTTCTCAGCGAAGCCCGCCACTATGGCATAA
- a CDS encoding intradiol ring-cleavage dioxygenase: MQSTSSAVQSASPYFDEARSAEVVNARMSDDANARLSQVMSVLVRHLHAAIKEIEPTHEEWFTAIRFLTETGQMCTDWRQEYILLSDILGVSMLVDAINHRRPSGATPNTILGPFYVADAPEYTNGTNICLDGKGEPMVVEGRVTDIEGNPISNAKLEVWQTNDDGFYDVQQKGIQPDSNLRGVFSSDAEGRYWFKSVKPRHYPIPSDGPVGKLLGAMGRHPNRAAHLHFIVTAPGFDPVITHIFTPDCPYLSEDAVFGVKRELIAEFDKIDDLEAAKRVGLSSPYWSVSWDFTLATTTSNLPR; this comes from the coding sequence ATGCAAAGTACATCCTCCGCAGTTCAGTCCGCCTCGCCGTATTTCGATGAAGCCCGCTCGGCCGAGGTCGTCAACGCTCGCATGAGCGACGACGCCAACGCGCGCCTGAGCCAGGTGATGTCGGTTTTGGTCAGGCATCTGCATGCTGCCATCAAGGAAATCGAGCCGACTCACGAAGAGTGGTTCACTGCCATTCGCTTTTTGACCGAGACCGGTCAGATGTGCACCGACTGGCGGCAAGAGTACATCCTGCTCTCGGACATCCTCGGGGTTTCGATGCTGGTTGACGCGATCAATCACCGTCGTCCGAGCGGCGCCACGCCGAACACGATTCTCGGTCCCTTCTACGTCGCCGATGCACCCGAATATACGAACGGCACGAACATCTGCCTGGATGGAAAGGGTGAACCCATGGTCGTCGAGGGTCGTGTAACGGACATCGAGGGCAATCCGATTTCGAACGCGAAGCTCGAGGTGTGGCAGACCAACGATGACGGCTTCTACGATGTGCAGCAAAAGGGCATTCAACCCGATTCGAATCTGCGTGGCGTTTTTTCCTCGGATGCTGAAGGCCGCTATTGGTTCAAGTCCGTGAAGCCGCGCCACTATCCGATTCCCTCGGATGGTCCCGTCGGAAAACTCCTCGGCGCGATGGGTCGGCACCCCAACCGCGCTGCGCATCTTCACTTTATCGTGACTGCGCCCGGATTCGATCCGGTGATCACGCACATCTTTACGCCAGACTGCCCGTATTTGTCCGAGGACGCGGTCTTCGGCGTCAAGCGTGAGCTTATCGCTGAATTCGACAAGATTGACGACCTCGAAGCGGCGAAGCGCGTCGGACTTTCGTCGCCGTATTGGTCTGTCTCGTGGGACTTCACGCTCGCGACGACGACCAGCAATCTGCCTCGGTAA